Part of the Polyangiaceae bacterium genome, CCGCACGGTGGCAGCCGAGTCCGGTCAAGACGACGTCAGCCTCGCCAAGCGGCGCATCGGCACGACGCTGGCCGGTCGCTGGCCGCTCGAAAAGCTGATCGGGTTCGGCGGCATGGCTGCGGTCTATGCCAGCCAGGACGAAGCCGGCACGCCGGTCGCCATCAAGGTCCTGCACAGCGCCTTTGCGACCAACGAGGGCGTGCGCCAGCGCTTCATCCGCGAGGCGCACCTGACCCAAGCCGTCGATCATCAGGGCCGGGTCGAGATCTACGAGGAAGGAGTCAGCGAAGACGGCGACCCCTACTTCGTGATGGAGCTCCTGGTCGGCTCGACGCTGGAGAGGCTCTGGAAGCAACACGAGCGCATCTTGCCGGTGGAATACGCGCTGGAGGTCGCCGACTGCGTGCTCGACTTCCTGGCGGTGTGTCACGAGCAGGGCATCGTTCACCGCGACCTCAAGCCGGCCAACATCTTCGTCACGGAGTCCGGTGCGGTGAAGGTGCTCGACTTCGGCGTGGCCCGAAAGCGAGAGGCCGGAGTCGATCCCACCCTGGCCGGGACCGCGCTCGGCACTCCGGCCTACATGGCGCCAGAACAGGCCCTGGGCTCCACCGACCGCATCGATGGTCGCACCGACCTGTTCGCGGTCGGGGCGATGCTGCACGCGACGATCTCCGGAAAGCGCCTCCAGGAAGGGCGCTCGCATCAAGAGGCGTTCGTGCTCGCCGCGACCCGCCCCGCGCCGTCCATCGCGACCGTGGCGCCGAACCTGCACTCCGAGGTCGTGGCGCTGATCGATCGCGCGTTGCAGTGGGATCCCCGCAACCGTTTCCAGACCGCGGTGGAGATGCGCGAGGCCATCGCCGCCGTGCTCGCCCGCTTGCAGGGCGCGCCCGAGGCCGCGCCCGAGCCGCAGAAACCCCGCGGCCGGGCCCAGCTCTTGTCTGCGCTGGCCGAGACTGCGGAGAGCCCGGAAGCGGCTCAGGAGCTGTCGCCGGCCGAGCAAGCGCTGGCCAAGGAGCTCCAGGAGATCTTCACGCGCATCGAACGCGGCTTGAACGCCGTGCGCCAGTACGGCTCCGATCACAAGGTGACCCACGGCCACATCCAGACCATCCACGAGCTCGCCAGCGCCTTCTTGGCCCGCGAGCCCGAGGGCCTGCGCTGGGACGTGAAGCCCCACTCGTTCACGCTGAAGAGCGCGGTGCTCTGGGAGCCGCTCCACCCCTTCGACGAGATCCCGTACAACCTGTTCGCCAGCGGCTTCCGCAACTTCAGCGTCACCCCCGGCGTGACGCTCGACGAGATGGCGACGTTGCTCGACCTCTTGCGACGCGACCCGATGCGCGACTTCTCGCCGGAAGACGACCTGGCCACGGCCTTCTGGGAGAAGCAGCTCGAGCACGTCCACTATCAGGTCGTCAGCTCGTTCTTGACCGTTGGTGCGTCCGACGAGATGGACCAGGAGTACGACGAGCTGCTCGAGACCAGCAGAGACGTGCTCGAGGGCCCGGCGCGGGCGGCGCTCGGCAAGGCGGACCTGGACACCGAGCCGCTCTCGCTGGAAGAGCGCGCGGCGATGCTCGCCGTCCGGCAGATGGCGCTGCGCGCCGTGCGTTCCGCGGGCGTCGCAGCGCTGGACGAGCGCTCCAAGGGCATGATCGCCGCCGCGCTGGACATGCCCGAGGCGGAGTGGGAGGCGCGCTACGTGCGGGTCCTCGCCCAGGCCGCCAACGACGCCATGACCTACGGGAACCTCGAGCTGGTCTCCACCCCGATGCGCATCGCGCTGCACGAAGCGGCGGGGAATCAGGCGCTGGAGCAGGCGCTCGGGCGCACCGTAGCGGTGCTCGCGGCGCTCCTCGCCCAAGCCGGGCCGGCGGCTCGGGCGGAGCTCGCGCGCGAGGTCCTCGACGGCGACACCGTGGGAGTCGTGCTCAAGGAGCTGGCGCGCGCCGTCCCAGAGCGCGAGCGTGAGCAGGTGACGCGGACCGCACCGCTCCTCGCGGCGCTGCTCTCGAACGCCGGACCCGAGCACTTCGACGCGGTTCTCGCGGCGTTCGCCCGCGCGGACGTGGACCCGATCCGCGACGCGCTGCTCCACTATCTCGAGCCCTACGCCCGAGACCGCGAAGAGCAAATCGGTGCGCTGCTCCGCGACGCGGACCTGACCAAGGGCAAGGCCATCCTCGGGCTGCTCGGCAAGCTCGGAACGGAAGCCGCGGCGCGCGCGCTCCGGGCCGCGGAGTCGAACGCCTTCCCGGAGCTCAGAGTGGAGGCCGTCGCGCTGCGAGCGCAGGCGTCCAGCGAAGGTCTGCGCGACGAGCTCTCACGCCTGCTGTCGGATCCCGATCAGGCGGTGCGTCTGGCGGTGCTCCGGACCATGGCCCGCTACAAGGTCAAGGAAGCCGGTCCGACGCTCGTTCAACTGATCGGCGACGGCGCGTTCCACAAGCTGGCCCACGACGAGCGCCTGCTCGCGTTGGAGACCTTGTGGGAGCTCTCGCCGGTCCGCGCCGAGAGCCTAGCCAAGGACCTGGCGGTGAAATCCGGGATGATCACCCGCGACACGGTGGACGACACGCGCATCATGGCGATCCATCTTCTGGAACGGCTGAGCACGAGTCGAGAGGTGATCTCCGAGCTGGAGAAGGCCGCCGGCAAGTGGACGAACTCCCAAATCGTGCGTGACACGGCGGCGCAGGCGGCAGCGGCGATGAAGCGCCGCCTGGGGGCCCGATGACCGAGACGGCAGCCTCCCAGGAAGCGTCCCAGCTGGTGATGAAGAACGTCGCCGAGCTGGCGCAGCGCCAGCAAGCGCGGGAGCTGGGCTCCTCGCTGGCGCGGCAGATCTTCCGGTTGCTCAAGGTCGTGCAGTTCCACGCCCTGGACAACATGGCGGTCCTTCAGCAGCTGGACCAGACCGTCGACGCGCTCAGGGCGTTCGGCAGAGAGACCGGCGAGCCGCTGACGCTCCTGTTCGCGAAGAGCACCGTGTTCGTGTGTGGTCAGCTGCTCAAGGCGTCGCGCGCGGACTACGAAGCTGCCCTGGAGCTCAGCCAGATGGTTCGCCGGCTGGGCGTGACGCAGCTGACCATCCACACCGACGCGGAACGCGCCGACCTGACGGCGCTGGCGCGGCTGTTTCAGCCACCGCACGACGCGAAGGCCGAGCACGGGGTGCTCGAGCCCTCGCCCCGGGTGCGCCTGCGCTACGTCAGCGCGGCCCGGCTCGACGAGAACGACCAGCAGATGTCGCCGGAGGACCAGATCCTGCGCACCTACGCCACCTCCGTGGTGGTGATGCGCAGGGTCTACGAGAACCTGATGGCGGCGCGCTACCAGCTGCCCAACCAGGCCAAACGGCTGGCGCAGCGCCTGGTCACGCTCTCGGAGGGGGAGACCCCTGCCTTCCTGGGCGTCACCGCGATGCGGACGCTGAACCACGACGCCGCCGGGCGCGCGGTCAACCGCTCGATCTTGGCGGTGGCGATGGGACGCCAGCTCACCGGCGATCTTGCCACGCTCTCGCGCATCGCGATGTCGGCCCTGTTCTTCGACGTGGCCAAGCCTCTGGTGACCGGCAGCGCGGGCAAGGGTCACGACGTGGTCGTGGCGCGCATGACGCCCGCGGCGGAGAAGCGGCTGCCGGCAGCGACCGCTTCGGTGCTCACTGCCCTGGGTCAGCTCCGGGACGCCTCGATGGTCCGCACGGTCATCGCCTACGAGGCGCATTGCCTGAGGCTGTTCGGTCCGCTCGAGCCGATGTACGACGGCGCGCACAAACCCATGGTGGCGGCGCGCATCGTGGCGACCGCGAATCGCTTCGACGAGCTGATGCAGACCGACCTGGCGGCGAGCCAGACGCCCACCGTGGACGACGCCCTGGCGAAGCTGCAGGCGGAGGCTCGCGACGCGGTGGACCGAGCCATGCTCGTCTTGCTCGTCGCCGCGCTCGGGGTTTTCCCGCGCGGGACGCCGGTGGAGCTCTCGACCGGCGAGAAGGCCGTCGTGCTGCGCACACCGGACAACCCCGCGGACTATCCACGCCCCCAGGTGCGCTTGGTGCACGACGCCCACGGCCAACCGCTCAGGATGAAGGTGGCGCTGGATCTCGCCAGCGATCCGAACCGGCAGATCCTCCGCGTCATCACCGACCCCGATCCCCTGCTGCTCCAGGCGTGCCACGCGGTCCGAGAGGCTGCCGCTCCCGCCGCGCCGGCGAGCGCGCCGCCGGAGCCAGACGAAGAGCTGGCGTTGCTCGAGCCGCTCGAGCCCCCCGAGCTGGTGCCGGAGGTCGATCCGACGTTGCGGCCGGCGGGCGAGCCGGTGCCGGAGAGCGCTCCTCCCCAGCGCCAAATGCCGTCGGGAGTCGAGCTGCCGCCGGAGAGTGCATCGCCGCAGCGCCGGATTCCGTCGGGAGTCGAGCTGCCGCCGGACAGCGCTTCGCCGCAGCGCCGGCTTTCGTCGGCTCCGGAGGGAATACCCGGCTCGGTCCGGATCCAGAGGCGACGCGCGTCGCTGATCGAAGTGGTCGAGGAACGCCCTTCGAGGCGAGATCCGCGCTCCGACGACTACGAGCCCGATCCAAACGACGCGCCCCCGCCGAGACCGAGGCCGAGCCTGCCTCTGCCGCCGCGCCAGCCGAGCGCGCCGCAGCCGCCGCAGCACGACGAGGCTCCCCCAGAGCTCGAGCTGCAGCTCGGTCCGGTCGAGCCGTCCGATCCGTCTTCGGCCTGGCGACGAGCGCCCGCAGCGCTCGCACCCGCGGAGGGCCCGGACGAGGCTGGTCCGGGGGAAGGCACGCACGCGCCGAGCGCCAGCGGTTCGCTCGAGCGCACGCCCTTCTCCAACGTCTTGCTCTACATCCTGGAGCGCTCGCTCGCCGGTACCCTGATCTTGACCGAGCCGGCGGAGCTCACTGGCGACGCGCCCATCGAGCACGCCGTGTTCTTCCAGGACGGCATCCCGACCAAGGCCCACACCGGCGCTCGAGTCGCCGCTCTGGGTCCGCTCCTGGTCGCCTACGGCGTGCTCGACCAGTCGCAGCTGGAGAGCGATCCCATCAGCCAGCCGCCCATCCACGAAGCGACGCTCGAGAGCGAGCTGCTCGAGTCCGGCTTGGCGCGGCACGAGCAGATCGCCGAGGTGCGCAACGAGCAGCTGACCGAGCGCCTCTGCTTCCTGTTCGGGCTTCCGCCCGCGACCCAGTATGCTTTCTACAACGGGTTCGACCTGCTCGCGCCGGTCTGGGGCGAGGTACCCGGCGTGACCTCGCCGCTCGGGGTCCTGACTCGGGGGCTGCGCGAGCGCCCGGAAGAAGCCGCCATGGACCGCTTGCTCACCCAGCTCGGCGGCGCACGGCTAGAGCTGCACGAGGACTCGGACCTGATGGCGTTCGACTTCTCGGAACAGGAGCTGGCCGTGGCAGCGGCGATTCAAGACGGGAGGCCCTCGGTGCCCGACCTGATCGAAGCCGGGCAGGACCCGGACGTGGTGCGCCGCGTGGTCTACGAGCTCATGCTCACGCAGTGCATCACGCCCCTGACGTAGCGCCTGGACTCGCTCCGACGCATGTGGCGATGATGCGGGCATGAGCTCCACCGCGCCCGCTCCGAGTCCCCAACAGGTCCCTGCCACGTGGGACGCCGTCGCCCCGACCTACGCGGAGGACATCGGGCAGTGGACGGACTACGCCGAGGAGGCGCTTCGTACCCTGCGGGTCGGCCCCGAAGATCGCGTCCTGGATGTCGCCACCGGTCCCGGAACGCTGGCCTTCGCGGCGGCGAAGCTGGCCAAGCAGGTGAACGCGATCGACTTCTCTCCGGGCATGATCGCCGAGCTCGAAGCGCGCGCCGCCCGAGAGGGCGTCCAGAACGTCACGGCCACGGTGATGGACGCGCAGGAGCTGATCTTTCCAGACGCGAGCTTCGACGCGGCGTTCTGCCTGTTCGGCTGTTTCTTCTTTCCCGACCGGCCCAAGGCGTTCGGCGAGCTCCGGCGCGTGCTCCGCCCGGGCGGTCGAGCCCTGATCGCCACGTGGGCGCCCATCGAGCGCCGCCCGATCATGAAGCTCGCGTTCGACGCCATGGCCGAAGCCCTGCCGCAGCTGCCGCGCCCGGCCAAGGGCGACCTGCAGGCTCCCGAAGAGTGCGTGCGCGAGCTGACTGACGCGGGCTTCAGCGACGTGGCAACCCATGCCTTCACGGCATCGGTGCACTTCGAGTCCGCAGAGCGCTACCTCGAGACGATCGTGCGCTCCGCCGCGCCCTTCGCGCTGATGAAGAAGCGCCTGGACGAAGCGGCCTGGAACTCCACGCTCGCGCGCCTGCTCGACGCGCTCTCGCCGCGCTTCCCCGCAGGTGGTCTGGAGCTCTCGGCGGAGGCCCTGATCACCACCGGCAAGCGCTGAGGTCGAGATGACGCAGGGCACGACGAAGGCGTCGTGCCCCCGCCTCGCTCCGCGAGGGCTCAGTCCGCGGTCGCGTCCGTCGCCGAATCAGCGGCAGCGTCGCTCGCTGCGTCGCTCGCTGCGTCGCTCGCTGCGTCCGTCGCCGCGTCGCTGCCGCCGTCTCCCGGCTGGCCCGGCGTGCAGGCCGCGGGCGGACCGGCGTCGCTGGCGGGGAGGCTGGCCGGATCGACACAGCCGATGTTCGGCCCGCCGAAGCCCGACACGTCGACCATGTAGCTGCACTTGCTCGCACCGGCGTTACAGCAACCGGGTAGCGTGATCCCCACGGCCGCGGCGGGGGTTGGCTCGGGCGCCTGCGCGGCCGTCGTGCTCGGCGCTGGCGGAGGCGTGCGGACCAGGCGCGCTGCCGCCGCAGCGCCGACGAGGAGCGCCGCCGCCACCAGGATCAGCGGCCAGCGCGGGCGACGGGCGGGGATCGGCAGAGGAGCTCGCTCGAGGGCGCCGGCGATGGCGCGCTCGAGCAACGCTTCGTCCTCCGGACGCGGCGCCAGCTCGGGCTCGAACAAGTCGCTCATGCCTCTACCTCCAGGAGCGCCGACAGGCCCTCCGCTTCGATGCGCTTCTTCAAGCCTTCCCGCGCGAGACGGATGCGGCTCCGGATCGTGTTCTCGGGCGCCCCCGTGATGGCGGCCGTCTCCTCCAGGGAGTGCCCGAGCACGACGCGCAGGACCAGTGCCTCGGCTTGTGCCTCCGGCAGCTCGTCGAGCAAGCGCCGGAAGATCTCGCGCCGTCGTGCGGCTAGGACCTCGCTCGGCTGCGCGGCGTCGGCTGCGCTCTCCTCCGCCTCGGGCTCGGGCGCCCGCGCCCGGTAGCGGCGACGCGCCGCGATGCTCGCGCGCAGCGTGATCCGCACGGCGTAGCCGGTGACGTCACCCTCGCCACGGAAGGCCGGCAGGGCGCGGACGAGCGCGATCAGGGCTTCTTGGAGCGCGTCGTCGAGCTCGGGATGGCTCGCGCCGAGCACACCCCGAACCGTCCGTAGCAGGCGCGGGCCCAGGGCTTCGAGCAGCCGGCGGGTCGCCGCGCCATCCCCGCGCTGCGCTGCCCGAGCCAGGCCCGCCAGGGGGTCCAAGACCCTCACGTTGGAGCCACTGTCTCGGCGCGCTGCCTCTCCGCCCACGGGGCTAGTATCGTCGCGGCTCGGGAGAGTGAGTGCCAGCTCCACGGTGGATAGGGGGAGGTCACGGGTCTTTGGCGATCACTCGCCCGAGTTTTCGCGGGTTTTTGGCCGGGCTTTGGCTGCTCGTCTTGGCCCTGGCCCGACCTGCTAGCGCCGAAGAGCGCCGAGCCGTCCAGCTCGGACTCTCCGGCCCCAGCGACCGGCTGGACCGCGTCGAGCTCGCGCTCGGCGACCTGCTCGGGCGCCTGCCGATCGCGGTCGCGACCGCGCGGAGCCAAGCGCTCGACCTGCGCAGCGTGGTCGAGCCCCCGAGCTCGCGCGAGCCCGCGGACGTGCGGGTCTGGGTCGACGTGACCGCGCCCGACCAAGCCACCCTCTACTTCACCGACGCGAGCTGGGAGCGCATCCTGATCCGGCGCTTCCCGCTGACCAAGGACTTGGACGAGGTCGAGCGCGAGGAGCTCGCGCAGATCGTCCGCTCCGCCGTGGAGGCGCTGCTCGGCGGCGCCAAGATCGGCATCACGCGCGACGAGGCGCGAGCGGAGCTGTTTCCGCCGGAGCCGAGCACGCCCCCACCGGTCGAAGCACGGCCGCTTCCGCCGAAGATCGCGAAGCCGCCTCCGCCTCCCTCCTGGCGGCTCGAGCCCGGAGCGTTCTACGAGGGTACGCCGTACGCCAGCGCCTTGTGGCAGGGCCCGGGGCTCTCGCTCGACGTCGGCGCACCGGGCGTTCCGAGCCTCGGCGCGCGCTCGACGCTCGGCTATCGAGCGCCAATCTTGCTCGAAGACGAGGTGCTCGGCGTGCGGCTCCAGGCGCTGACGGCCCGCGTGATGGGTCAGCTCGCGTGGAGCCCGGAGCCGCTCGGGCTGCGCGCTGCCGCGGGGCCCGGCCTCGACCTGACCCACGTGGACCCGCGGCGCGTGGGCGACCGAGGAGCGCCAGCGCCAGCGAGCTGGGATCCGGTGCCGGTGATGCGAGGGGAGCTCGGCGCGAGCTGGGCGTTCGGCGCGCTCCGAACCGGCCTGTTCGCAGGCGCCGAGGGGGATTGGGTGGCTACCCGGCACGTGGCCCAGCGCGACGGGGCGAAGCGCACACTGATCTCCCCAGCGCGGATCCGGCCATTTTTCGGCGTATCGCTGACCGCGCGAGGGGAAGAGTGATCGCTTTACCCGAGCACTGTCCCCTAGGCCGAGCGGAGGACGACATGGGTCTCGGGTTTCGCACGCTGTTCTTGTCCTTGGGGGTGACCCTCTCGATGGCCTGCTCTGCGGCCAACGAGCGCGCTCTGGGCAACGAGAGCGGTGGCTCGGCGGGAATGGCGGGGATGGGAGCGGGCGGGAGCAGCGCCAGCGGCGGCAGCGGCGGTGTGACCATCCAGGGCGGCAGCGGCGGCGCCGCCGGCGCGCCGGCGGAGTGCCGCAACGTGGACATCCTGTTCGTCATCGACCGCTCCGGCAGCATGGCCGACAACCAGATCAGCCTGATCAACTCGTTCCCGGGCTTCATCGGCGCCATCCAGCAGAAGCTCCAGTTCGCCGACAGCTACCACGTGGGCGTGGTCAGCTCGGACGACAACTTCGAGAACGCTCCGGGCTGCCAGAAGATCGGCGACCTGGTCACCCAGACCGGCGGACCGCTGTCGAGCCAGGCCATGTGTGGCCCCTTCGCCAGCGGCAAGCGCTACCTGGACGAGAAGGAGCCGAACATCGCCGGGAAGTTCGCCTGCGTCGCGCAGGTGGGCTCGGGCGGCAACGACGACGAGCGCGTCGCGCGCGCGATGCTGAACGCGGTCAAGACCGAGAACAACGCCCCCGGCGCCTGCAACGCCGGCTTCGCGCGCCTCGACTCGCTCCTGATCGTGGTGCTCATCACCGACGAGGACGACGCTCCGGACGAGTGCGGCACGCCCGATCCGTTCTCGCCCTGCGGCTGCAAGACCTGCGGTTCCGGGGGAGACCCCGACGCCTGGTACCAGGAGCTCCTGAGCTACAAGGGTGGTATCAAGGAGAACATCGTGGTGCTCTCGCTGATCGGCCTAAAAGCCAACAACGCCTGCGGCGCCGTCCCGGCCTCGAAGCTCATCGGCTTCACCAACAAGTTCGGGGCGAATGCCTACAAGGGCGATGTCTGTGCGGCGAGCTACGACGGCTTCTTCGCCGAGACACTGCCGGTCATCGACCAGGCCTGCGAGAAGTACGTGCCGCCACCGGTGAAGTGAGACGGCTCGCGCGGATCTGGTAGCATCGGCGCCGAGCCCAGGGAGGTGGGCGGCTGATGGGACGAATCCGCTGGTTGGCAACCGGCGTTCTCGCGCTGACCCAGAGCTGGGTCGAGCCGGCGCTCGCGCAGAACCCCCGCTCGGTCCCGCTCGGCGGTCGCACGGCCACCATGGGGGGCGCCGCGACCGCCGCGGGAAACGACTCCGCCATGCCGTACGTGAACCCCGCCGGCCTTTCCGCGTTGCCGGCCGACGTGTTCGCGGTGTCGGCCAACATCTACCAGTACCAGACGCGGACCTTCCACGGACTCTTCGCGCCGCGAGGCGTGAGCGCAGCGTTCGGCGGCGCTCACTTCTTCGAGGACGAGAGGTACGAATCGACCGCGGTCAGCGAGCTGCCGACGAGCGTGATGTACGTGCGGCACTTGCCCGGGCAAAGCGGCATGGCGCACGCGCTCGCCATGTCCCTGGTCGTCCCCGCCCGCGAGCGCAACGAGATCCGGGCGTCGGCGCGCGTCGCGCTGCCGGGTGCTTCGGGCTTCGCCGAGCAGAGCCTCT contains:
- a CDS encoding protein kinase, with amino-acid sequence MAAESGQDDVSLAKRRIGTTLAGRWPLEKLIGFGGMAAVYASQDEAGTPVAIKVLHSAFATNEGVRQRFIREAHLTQAVDHQGRVEIYEEGVSEDGDPYFVMELLVGSTLERLWKQHERILPVEYALEVADCVLDFLAVCHEQGIVHRDLKPANIFVTESGAVKVLDFGVARKREAGVDPTLAGTALGTPAYMAPEQALGSTDRIDGRTDLFAVGAMLHATISGKRLQEGRSHQEAFVLAATRPAPSIATVAPNLHSEVVALIDRALQWDPRNRFQTAVEMREAIAAVLARLQGAPEAAPEPQKPRGRAQLLSALAETAESPEAAQELSPAEQALAKELQEIFTRIERGLNAVRQYGSDHKVTHGHIQTIHELASAFLAREPEGLRWDVKPHSFTLKSAVLWEPLHPFDEIPYNLFASGFRNFSVTPGVTLDEMATLLDLLRRDPMRDFSPEDDLATAFWEKQLEHVHYQVVSSFLTVGASDEMDQEYDELLETSRDVLEGPARAALGKADLDTEPLSLEERAAMLAVRQMALRAVRSAGVAALDERSKGMIAAALDMPEAEWEARYVRVLAQAANDAMTYGNLELVSTPMRIALHEAAGNQALEQALGRTVAVLAALLAQAGPAARAELAREVLDGDTVGVVLKELARAVPEREREQVTRTAPLLAALLSNAGPEHFDAVLAAFARADVDPIRDALLHYLEPYARDREEQIGALLRDADLTKGKAILGLLGKLGTEAAARALRAAESNAFPELRVEAVALRAQASSEGLRDELSRLLSDPDQAVRLAVLRTMARYKVKEAGPTLVQLIGDGAFHKLAHDERLLALETLWELSPVRAESLAKDLAVKSGMITRDTVDDTRIMAIHLLERLSTSREVISELEKAAGKWTNSQIVRDTAAQAAAAMKRRLGAR
- a CDS encoding methyltransferase domain-containing protein, whose translation is MSSTAPAPSPQQVPATWDAVAPTYAEDIGQWTDYAEEALRTLRVGPEDRVLDVATGPGTLAFAAAKLAKQVNAIDFSPGMIAELEARAAREGVQNVTATVMDAQELIFPDASFDAAFCLFGCFFFPDRPKAFGELRRVLRPGGRALIATWAPIERRPIMKLAFDAMAEALPQLPRPAKGDLQAPEECVRELTDAGFSDVATHAFTASVHFESAERYLETIVRSAAPFALMKKRLDEAAWNSTLARLLDALSPRFPAGGLELSAEALITTGKR
- a CDS encoding RNA polymerase sigma factor translates to MRVLDPLAGLARAAQRGDGAATRRLLEALGPRLLRTVRGVLGASHPELDDALQEALIALVRALPAFRGEGDVTGYAVRITLRASIAARRRYRARAPEPEAEESAADAAQPSEVLAARRREIFRRLLDELPEAQAEALVLRVVLGHSLEETAAITGAPENTIRSRIRLAREGLKKRIEAEGLSALLEVEA
- a CDS encoding VWA domain-containing protein — encoded protein: MGLGFRTLFLSLGVTLSMACSAANERALGNESGGSAGMAGMGAGGSSASGGSGGVTIQGGSGGAAGAPAECRNVDILFVIDRSGSMADNQISLINSFPGFIGAIQQKLQFADSYHVGVVSSDDNFENAPGCQKIGDLVTQTGGPLSSQAMCGPFASGKRYLDEKEPNIAGKFACVAQVGSGGNDDERVARAMLNAVKTENNAPGACNAGFARLDSLLIVVLITDEDDAPDECGTPDPFSPCGCKTCGSGGDPDAWYQELLSYKGGIKENIVVLSLIGLKANNACGAVPASKLIGFTNKFGANAYKGDVCAASYDGFFAETLPVIDQACEKYVPPPVK